Proteins encoded within one genomic window of Amorphoplanes friuliensis DSM 7358:
- a CDS encoding isochorismatase family protein, which yields MTTPFGATLGWGDRPALLLIDMMRAYFTPGSPFDLGSRAAVDGCAELLGVARAAGIPVVHTRVAYAADLTDGGLFVRKVPGLAVLAEGAGHLGEFVPELEPGAGEVVVVKQYASGFFGTSLAATLTARGIDTAVIAGVSTSGCVRATATDALQHGFRPIVAADACGDRTRAVHDASIFDLGAKYADVTTVAEAGAQLRARNRQR from the coding sequence ATGACCACGCCCTTCGGCGCCACCCTCGGCTGGGGTGACCGCCCGGCGTTGCTGCTCATCGACATGATGCGGGCGTACTTCACGCCGGGCAGCCCGTTCGACCTCGGCTCCCGGGCCGCGGTCGACGGCTGCGCCGAGCTGCTGGGCGTGGCGCGGGCGGCCGGGATCCCGGTCGTGCACACCCGGGTCGCCTATGCCGCGGACCTCACCGACGGGGGCCTCTTCGTCCGCAAGGTGCCCGGTCTCGCGGTGCTCGCCGAGGGAGCCGGACACCTCGGCGAGTTCGTCCCCGAGCTGGAACCGGGCGCGGGCGAGGTGGTCGTCGTCAAGCAGTACGCGTCCGGCTTCTTCGGTACCTCACTGGCGGCCACCCTGACCGCCCGGGGGATCGACACCGCGGTCATCGCCGGGGTGTCGACCTCGGGCTGTGTCCGGGCGACGGCGACCGACGCGCTGCAGCACGGCTTCCGCCCGATCGTCGCCGCGGACGCCTGCGGGGACCGGACCCGGGCCGTGCACGACGCGTCGATCTTCGACCTGGGCGCGAAGTACGCCGATGTCACCACCGTCGCCGAGGCCGGGGCTCAGCTCAGGGCCCGAAACCGACAGCGCTGA
- a CDS encoding hydroxymethylglutaryl-CoA lyase codes for MSVSVVEVSPRDGLQNEDVLLSTDDKVALISSLAAAGLRRIEATSFVHPKRVPQMADAEAVAARLPRGQVSWIGLVLNERGLDRAIAAGLDEVNVVVVATDTFSTRNQGVTTAEGIAAWQRIAVRAKDAGLRTTVTIAAAFGCPFEGEVPVSRVREVVAGCLQARPDELALADTIGVGVPAQVRALAGVAASEAPGVPLRWHFHNTRNTGYANALTAAELAGDSPVALDSSAGGIGGCPFAPDATGNIATEDLLYLLGRSGYDVGVDVSALLPVARRLGDQLGHEVPGQLSRAGLFPLGSAVR; via the coding sequence ATGAGCGTTTCGGTGGTAGAAGTCTCCCCGCGTGACGGGCTGCAGAACGAGGACGTCCTGCTGAGCACCGACGACAAGGTCGCCCTGATCTCGTCGCTGGCGGCGGCCGGCCTGCGCCGCATCGAGGCGACCAGCTTCGTGCACCCGAAACGGGTCCCGCAGATGGCCGACGCCGAAGCGGTCGCCGCACGGCTCCCCCGCGGGCAGGTGTCCTGGATCGGGCTCGTGCTCAACGAGCGCGGTCTCGACCGGGCGATCGCCGCCGGTCTGGACGAGGTCAACGTTGTTGTCGTCGCCACGGACACCTTCAGCACCCGCAATCAGGGCGTCACGACGGCCGAGGGCATCGCGGCGTGGCAGCGGATCGCCGTGCGGGCCAAGGATGCCGGTCTGCGGACCACGGTGACGATCGCCGCCGCGTTCGGCTGCCCGTTCGAGGGTGAGGTACCGGTGAGCCGCGTCCGCGAGGTCGTCGCCGGATGCCTGCAGGCACGACCCGACGAGCTGGCCCTGGCCGACACCATCGGCGTCGGTGTGCCCGCGCAGGTGCGGGCGCTGGCCGGAGTCGCGGCCAGCGAGGCGCCGGGTGTGCCGTTGCGGTGGCATTTCCACAACACCCGCAACACCGGTTATGCCAACGCTCTGACGGCTGCCGAGCTGGCCGGGGACTCGCCGGTGGCGCTCGACAGCAGCGCCGGTGGCATCGGCGGATGCCCGTTCGCACCGGACGCGACCGGGAACATCGCGACCGAGGACCTGCTCTACCTGCTCGGCCGCAGCGGATACGACGTCGGCGTGGACGTCAGCGCGCTGCTGCCGGTAGCCCGCCGCCTGGGCGACCAGCTCGGCCACGAAGTACCCGGGCAACTGTCACGCGCCGGCCTCTTCCCGCTGGGGTCAGCAGTGCGGTGA
- a CDS encoding pectinesterase family protein, with amino-acid sequence MHRRTLIRLAATSGAAVAAGLATGRSAQARPGGPTTADGFPGQAHPGGRVAADGLPGPAHPGRRITVAADGSGDVTTVQAAIDAVPSGNTTCFTIDVRPGVYTGQVIVPADKPHVLLRGRATRAEQVVISDDRANGTPRPEGGTWGTSGSASVTVDASDFTATNLTFANTFDEAAHPEITGRQAVAVLTRADRLVFDHVRFLGNQDTLYLNSPAADVPARIYLRGCYVEGDVDFIFGRGTAAFDRCRIHSLTRGSETNNGYVTAPSTSITNPYGLLFSRCSFASDAPAASVFLGRPWHPSQDPNAIGQAVIRNSVLGAHIGPAPWSDFGTWSWRDARFAEFRNRGPGALVTPDRPQLTAAEATGYTVASYLAGTDGWSPHC; translated from the coding sequence ATGCACCGCCGCACCTTGATCCGGCTGGCCGCGACCTCCGGCGCCGCGGTGGCCGCCGGCCTTGCCACCGGCCGTTCCGCGCAGGCCCGTCCAGGCGGGCCGACCACAGCCGACGGCTTTCCCGGGCAGGCCCACCCAGGCGGGCGGGTCGCGGCCGACGGCCTTCCCGGGCCGGCCCACCCGGGCCGGCGGATCACGGTCGCGGCCGACGGCAGCGGTGACGTCACGACCGTCCAGGCCGCGATCGACGCGGTGCCATCCGGGAACACCACCTGCTTCACGATCGACGTGCGGCCGGGTGTCTACACCGGGCAGGTCATCGTTCCGGCGGACAAGCCGCACGTCCTGCTGCGCGGCCGGGCCACCCGTGCGGAGCAGGTGGTCATCAGCGACGACCGCGCCAACGGCACCCCGCGCCCCGAAGGTGGCACGTGGGGCACCTCGGGCAGCGCCTCGGTCACCGTCGACGCCTCGGATTTCACTGCCACGAACCTGACGTTCGCCAACACCTTCGACGAGGCCGCCCACCCGGAGATCACCGGCAGGCAGGCGGTGGCGGTGCTGACCCGCGCTGATCGGCTCGTTTTCGATCACGTCCGGTTCCTCGGCAACCAGGACACGCTCTACCTCAACAGTCCGGCCGCGGACGTACCCGCCCGGATCTACCTGCGTGGCTGTTACGTCGAGGGTGACGTCGACTTCATCTTCGGCCGTGGCACGGCCGCCTTCGACCGCTGCCGGATCCACTCGCTGACCCGCGGATCCGAGACCAACAACGGATACGTGACCGCGCCGAGCACGAGCATCACCAACCCGTACGGGCTGCTCTTCTCACGCTGCTCGTTCGCCTCCGACGCACCCGCGGCGAGTGTCTTCCTCGGGCGGCCGTGGCATCCGAGCCAGGACCCGAACGCGATCGGGCAGGCGGTGATCCGGAACTCGGTGCTCGGCGCGCACATCGGCCCGGCGCCGTGGAGCGACTTCGGCACCTGGTCGTGGCGTGACGCGCGGTTCGCGGAGTTCCGCAACCGCGGCCCCGGCGCGCTGGTGACCCCGGACCGCCCGCAACTCACCGCCGCCGAGGCCACCGGCTACACCGTCGCGTCCTACCTGGCCGGCACCGACGGCTGGTCACCGCACTGCTGA
- a CDS encoding hydantoinase/oxoprolinase family protein, with product MSYRLGVDVGGTFTDVLLVDEDSGATWRAKTASTPSDQSVGVLHGIDKVCAEAGVERGDVAHVLHGTTVATNAILEGKGATVGLVTTEGFRQVLQIARSFVPGGLAGWIIWPKPEPLAALENTVEVPGRTGSDGSVVRPLDEEATRKALRQLRDNGIEALAVSLINAFANDEHERRIAELAAEELPGIEVSLSSVVLPEMREYERALTTVANGYVQPQVARYVANLSAQLAAEGVRGELSILRSDGGLSSATAAISAPVTMLLSGPAGGVTGAVWVAEQSGHTELITFDMGGTSTDVALVQGGTARIGRETKVGDLTVRASAVDVRTVGAGGGSIAHVPQLTRALRVGPQSAGAEPGPAAYGKGGTEPTVTDANVVLGYLPSSLAGGEITLDREAARAAVQTVADAMGLPSAEAAAAGIIDIVNENMLGGLRLVSVQQGFDPRDFALVAFGGAGPLHANALGRLTGAWPVIVPPSPGVLCALGDATTSARDEAARTVLRKVGDLDAGEFATVFRELAEAASQRLVAQGVPADRHTTTYSADLRFVGQGNELPVTFDEELLAAPDAPALLAARFDAEHERLFSFTLAAGHELVNARATVTGPRPRVAPIHLEKGDGDPSAARTGDTRVYVDGAFVDAGLYDRLKLRAGDVIAGPAIVAEMDSTTLVLPGHTATADAGGSLLIRPSEA from the coding sequence ATGTCATATCGACTCGGCGTGGATGTGGGCGGAACCTTCACCGACGTGCTGTTGGTCGACGAGGATTCCGGGGCGACCTGGCGGGCCAAGACCGCCTCGACGCCGAGTGACCAGTCGGTGGGTGTGCTGCACGGCATCGACAAGGTGTGTGCCGAGGCGGGTGTCGAGCGCGGCGACGTCGCGCACGTCCTGCACGGCACGACCGTCGCGACGAACGCGATCCTGGAGGGCAAGGGCGCCACCGTCGGTCTCGTCACCACCGAGGGTTTCCGGCAGGTGCTGCAGATCGCCCGGTCGTTCGTGCCCGGCGGCCTGGCCGGCTGGATCATCTGGCCCAAACCCGAACCGCTCGCCGCCCTGGAGAACACCGTCGAGGTGCCCGGGCGCACGGGCAGCGACGGCAGCGTCGTCCGGCCGCTCGACGAGGAGGCCACGCGCAAGGCCCTGCGACAGCTGCGGGACAACGGCATCGAGGCTCTGGCGGTGTCGCTCATCAACGCCTTCGCCAACGACGAGCACGAGCGGCGCATCGCCGAGCTCGCCGCCGAGGAACTCCCCGGCATCGAGGTCTCGCTCTCCAGCGTGGTGCTCCCCGAGATGCGCGAGTACGAACGCGCCCTCACCACCGTCGCCAACGGATACGTCCAGCCGCAGGTCGCGCGGTACGTCGCCAACCTGTCCGCCCAGCTCGCCGCCGAGGGCGTACGCGGGGAGCTGTCGATCCTGCGCAGCGACGGCGGCCTGTCGTCGGCCACCGCCGCGATCTCCGCGCCCGTCACGATGTTGCTGTCGGGCCCGGCCGGTGGTGTCACCGGTGCCGTCTGGGTGGCCGAGCAGTCCGGGCACACCGAGCTGATCACTTTCGACATGGGCGGCACGTCGACCGACGTCGCGCTGGTGCAGGGCGGGACGGCCCGCATCGGCCGCGAGACGAAGGTCGGTGACCTGACCGTGCGTGCCTCGGCGGTCGACGTCCGGACGGTCGGTGCCGGTGGCGGCTCGATCGCCCACGTGCCGCAGCTGACCAGGGCGTTGCGGGTCGGGCCGCAGTCGGCCGGTGCCGAGCCGGGGCCGGCCGCGTACGGGAAAGGGGGCACCGAGCCGACCGTGACCGATGCGAACGTGGTCCTGGGTTATCTGCCGTCCTCGCTGGCCGGTGGCGAGATCACCCTCGACCGCGAGGCCGCCCGCGCCGCCGTGCAGACCGTCGCCGACGCGATGGGCCTGCCGAGTGCCGAGGCGGCCGCCGCCGGGATCATCGACATCGTCAACGAGAACATGCTCGGCGGTCTGCGCCTGGTCAGCGTGCAGCAGGGCTTCGACCCGCGCGACTTCGCCCTGGTGGCGTTCGGTGGTGCCGGACCGTTGCACGCCAACGCCCTCGGGCGGCTCACCGGCGCCTGGCCGGTCATCGTCCCGCCGTCACCCGGTGTGCTGTGCGCGCTGGGCGACGCCACCACGTCGGCCCGCGACGAGGCGGCGCGGACCGTGCTGCGCAAGGTCGGCGACCTCGATGCCGGGGAGTTCGCCACGGTCTTCCGCGAGCTCGCCGAGGCGGCTTCCCAGCGTCTGGTGGCCCAGGGGGTCCCCGCCGACCGGCACACCACGACCTACTCCGCCGATCTGCGTTTTGTCGGCCAGGGCAACGAGTTGCCGGTCACCTTCGACGAGGAGCTGCTGGCGGCGCCGGACGCGCCCGCGTTGCTCGCCGCCCGTTTCGACGCCGAGCACGAGCGGCTCTTCTCGTTCACCCTCGCGGCCGGGCACGAGCTGGTCAACGCCCGAGCCACCGTCACCGGCCCTCGTCCCCGCGTGGCGCCGATCCACCTGGAGAAGGGCGACGGTGACCCCTCCGCCGCCCGGACCGGTGACACCCGCGTGTACGTCGACGGCGCGTTCGTCGATGCCGGGCTCTACGACCGGCTCAAGCTCCGGGCCGGCGACGTGATCGCCGGGCCGGCCATCGTGGCCGAGATGGATTCGACCACCCTCGTGCTCCCCGGACACACCGCCACGGCCGACGCCGGCGGCAGTCTCCTGATCCGCCCCTCGGAGGCCTGA
- a CDS encoding hydantoinase B/oxoprolinase family protein gives MARIVERDTTPLARADVDPVTLDLVENGLRNARYEMDEVLFRTALSPGIREQHDEFPLIADASGKMVVGQFGLSIPDFLAGFDGDIGEGDVLLTSDPYACGAAISHANDWLVVLPIYVDGRVVGWASMFGHMSDVGGKTPSSMPTDARTIYEEGVVIPPFKLYENGKVNEDALRIILNQVRVPDWNRADLNGLVAACRTAARRVQEMCARFGTATYLSALDDLLQRNHDAMKVLLQVVFEEGRTLSFTDYICDDGVGFGPYELKLSLTRTGEKVHLDFTGSSPQAAGPINYYLNENLARMFFGIYMITVADPQILWNDGFYPLVDVTIPDGSYWKPKHPAALNARNHGIGRVFDLFGGLLGQTNPALLNAAGFSSSPHFMYSGNYSGGDRKGEWFQLYSIGFGGIPGRPLGDGPDGHSLWPSFVNIPCEFLESYYPLRIEKWETLADTGGAGLHRGGNGVDVAYRFLEPGTIAIHDDRWLMYPWGVNGGTPGARGRKWIDRAGGEREILPSKCHDVPVHPGDVLHFVTWGGGGWGDPLERDPALVGLEVRRGLVSSDGARRYGVVTDDGGAVDTDGTEDLRRRLRAGRPDELPVFDMGPGLDEILARCEEETGLPAPTRPVWT, from the coding sequence ATGGCACGCATCGTCGAACGCGACACCACCCCGCTCGCCCGGGCCGACGTCGACCCGGTGACGCTCGACCTGGTCGAGAACGGTCTGCGCAACGCCCGGTACGAGATGGACGAGGTCCTCTTCCGCACCGCCCTCTCACCCGGCATCCGGGAGCAGCACGACGAGTTCCCGCTGATCGCCGACGCGAGCGGCAAGATGGTCGTGGGCCAGTTCGGCCTCTCGATCCCCGACTTCCTGGCCGGCTTCGACGGTGACATCGGCGAGGGTGACGTCCTGCTCACCTCCGACCCGTACGCGTGCGGCGCCGCGATCAGTCACGCCAACGACTGGCTGGTCGTTCTCCCGATCTACGTCGACGGGCGGGTCGTCGGCTGGGCCTCGATGTTCGGGCACATGTCGGACGTGGGCGGTAAGACGCCGTCGTCGATGCCGACCGACGCCCGCACGATCTACGAGGAGGGTGTGGTGATCCCGCCCTTCAAGCTCTACGAGAACGGCAAGGTCAACGAGGACGCCCTCCGGATCATTCTCAACCAGGTACGCGTCCCCGACTGGAACCGCGCCGACCTCAACGGCCTCGTCGCCGCGTGCCGCACGGCCGCCCGCCGGGTGCAGGAGATGTGCGCCCGCTTCGGCACCGCGACCTATCTGTCCGCGCTCGACGATCTGCTCCAGCGCAACCACGACGCGATGAAGGTGCTGCTCCAGGTCGTCTTCGAGGAGGGGCGCACGCTCTCGTTCACCGACTACATCTGCGACGACGGGGTCGGCTTCGGGCCGTACGAGCTGAAGCTGTCGCTGACCCGGACCGGTGAGAAGGTGCACCTGGACTTCACGGGCTCGTCACCGCAGGCCGCCGGGCCGATCAACTACTACCTCAACGAGAACCTGGCGCGGATGTTCTTCGGCATCTACATGATCACCGTGGCCGACCCGCAGATCCTCTGGAACGACGGCTTCTACCCGCTGGTCGACGTGACGATCCCCGACGGCTCCTACTGGAAGCCGAAACATCCGGCCGCCCTGAACGCCCGCAACCACGGCATCGGCCGGGTCTTCGACCTCTTCGGCGGCCTGCTCGGGCAGACCAACCCGGCGCTGCTCAACGCGGCCGGTTTCTCGTCCTCGCCGCACTTCATGTACTCCGGGAACTACTCGGGCGGCGACCGCAAGGGGGAGTGGTTCCAGCTCTACTCGATCGGCTTCGGCGGCATCCCCGGGCGGCCGCTCGGCGACGGTCCCGACGGGCACTCGCTCTGGCCCAGCTTCGTCAACATCCCGTGCGAGTTCCTCGAGTCGTACTACCCGCTGCGGATCGAGAAGTGGGAGACGCTCGCCGACACCGGCGGCGCGGGCCTGCACCGGGGTGGCAACGGTGTCGACGTCGCCTACCGCTTCCTCGAGCCCGGCACGATCGCGATCCACGACGACCGCTGGCTGATGTACCCGTGGGGTGTCAACGGCGGCACCCCGGGCGCCCGCGGTCGCAAGTGGATCGACCGCGCGGGCGGTGAACGGGAGATCCTGCCCAGCAAGTGTCACGACGTGCCCGTCCACCCCGGCGACGTGCTGCACTTCGTCACGTGGGGTGGCGGCGGCTGGGGTGACCCGCTCGAACGCGACCCCGCGCTGGTCGGCCTGGAGGTCCGCCGCGGCCTGGTCAGCAGCGACGGCGCCCGCCGGTACGGCGTGGTCACCGACGACGGTGGTGCCGTCGACACGGACGGCACCGAGGACCTGCGCCGGCGGCTGCGGGCCGGGCGGCCGGACGAGTTGCCGGTCTTCGACATGGGACCGGGCCTCGACGAGATCCTCGCCCGGTGCGAGGAGGAGACCGGTCTGCCCGCGCCGACCCGGCCCGTCTGGACATGA
- a CDS encoding CaiB/BaiF CoA transferase family protein, giving the protein MTLPLDDLRVVEFGQLLAGPFCGQLLGDFGAEVIKVEDPATGDPMRQWGREKPHGKSLWWPVVARNKKSITCNLRDPEGQALIRRLIDTADIVVENFRPGTLERWGMAPETLWKTNPGLIITRVTGYGQTGPYASRAGFGSIGEAMGGIRYVMGEPGSPPVRAGISLGDSLAAVYACLGTLVAVHSRGRTGRGQIVDSAIYEAVLAMMESLLPEWAVAGYQRERTGATLPNVSPSNVYPTGDGDLILIAANQDTVFGRLAVAMGEPELAADPRYATHSARGAAMAELDDHIARWTSGRAAEDLLGLLHANGVPAGRIFRAKDMFGDPHFAAREAIVTVPHPDFGELPMQNATPRLSETPGAVRTAGPALGEHNTEIYGGLIGLDETEQARLRAAGII; this is encoded by the coding sequence ATGACCCTGCCCCTGGACGACCTGCGAGTGGTCGAGTTCGGTCAGCTGCTGGCCGGGCCGTTCTGCGGTCAGCTGCTGGGCGACTTCGGTGCCGAGGTCATCAAGGTCGAGGACCCGGCGACGGGTGACCCGATGCGCCAGTGGGGACGGGAGAAGCCGCACGGCAAGTCGCTGTGGTGGCCGGTCGTCGCCCGCAACAAGAAGTCGATCACCTGCAATCTGCGGGACCCCGAGGGGCAGGCGCTGATCCGCCGGCTCATCGACACCGCCGACATCGTGGTGGAGAACTTCCGGCCGGGCACCCTCGAACGCTGGGGCATGGCGCCCGAGACGCTGTGGAAGACCAATCCGGGCCTGATCATCACCCGGGTCACCGGGTACGGCCAGACGGGCCCCTACGCGAGCCGGGCCGGCTTCGGCTCGATCGGCGAGGCGATGGGCGGCATCCGTTACGTCATGGGTGAGCCCGGCAGCCCGCCCGTCCGCGCCGGGATCTCGCTCGGTGACTCGCTCGCCGCGGTCTACGCCTGTCTGGGCACACTCGTCGCGGTGCACAGCCGTGGGCGGACCGGCCGCGGGCAGATCGTCGACTCGGCGATCTACGAGGCGGTGCTGGCGATGATGGAGTCGCTGCTGCCGGAGTGGGCGGTCGCCGGTTACCAGCGCGAGCGCACCGGCGCGACGCTGCCGAACGTGTCACCGAGCAACGTCTACCCGACCGGTGACGGCGATCTGATCCTCATCGCCGCCAACCAGGACACGGTGTTCGGGCGGCTGGCCGTCGCGATGGGGGAGCCGGAGCTCGCCGCCGACCCCCGGTACGCGACCCACTCGGCCCGCGGCGCGGCGATGGCCGAGCTCGACGACCACATCGCCCGCTGGACCTCGGGCCGCGCGGCCGAGGACCTGCTCGGACTGCTGCATGCCAACGGCGTACCGGCGGGCCGGATCTTCCGGGCGAAGGACATGTTCGGTGACCCGCACTTCGCGGCCCGCGAGGCGATCGTGACCGTGCCCCATCCCGATTTCGGTGAGCTGCCGATGCAGAACGCAACACCGCGGCTCTCCGAGACCCCGGGAGCCGTCCGCACCGCCGGGCCGGCCCTGGGCGAGCACAACACCGAGATCTACGGCGGACTCATCGGTCTGGACGAGACGGAGCAAGCGCGCCTGCGTGCAGCCGGCATCATCTGA
- a CDS encoding GntR family transcriptional regulator — translation MIASGTRLGEAELASRLSVSRTPIREALSRLAAEGLVELQPNRGARVATWSTDELREIFELRLRLEPYAVRQAVPKLGAGELAELDELAEAMLRIGRPGRHQDLTAIVDLNRRFHGLFIEAAGAAPLAAALRGVTHAAVVHQNFHDYAPDALLRSLNHHVEMVAAARAGDGDWAEAIMRAHLYNARATMIGVTA, via the coding sequence GTGATCGCGTCCGGGACCCGGCTCGGCGAGGCCGAGTTGGCCAGTCGCCTGTCGGTGAGCCGGACCCCGATCCGCGAGGCGCTCAGCCGGCTCGCCGCCGAAGGGCTGGTCGAGCTGCAGCCCAACCGGGGCGCCCGTGTTGCCACCTGGTCGACGGACGAGCTGCGGGAGATCTTCGAGCTGCGCCTGCGGCTCGAGCCGTACGCGGTGCGTCAGGCCGTACCGAAGCTCGGTGCCGGGGAGCTCGCCGAGCTGGACGAGCTCGCCGAGGCCATGCTCCGGATCGGTCGTCCGGGACGGCACCAGGACCTGACCGCGATCGTCGACCTCAACCGGCGCTTCCACGGTCTGTTCATCGAGGCGGCCGGCGCGGCACCGCTCGCGGCGGCCCTGCGCGGCGTCACGCACGCGGCCGTGGTGCACCAGAACTTCCACGACTACGCGCCGGATGCGTTGCTGCGCAGCCTGAACCACCACGTCGAGATGGTCGCCGCGGCCCGCGCGGGTGACGGCGACTGGGCCGAGGCCATCATGCGCGCCCACCTCTACAACGCCCGCGCCACGATGATCGGGGTGACCGCATGA